The sequence CTTTTTCACGATTGTCACTGTGCCGTCGACACCCTGCTTGATCACGTACACTGCGCCGTCACTCACCTTCTGGACTATGTACACTGTGCCGTCAGAGGCTTTCTGGTAAATGTAAGTGGCTGTATTGCTGACTTCAGCCATGACATAATCCTTGATCGATCCCATCAGGTAAGCCACATCACGATCAGCCCTGGCCAGTTCCTTACAGTATTTCGCGTCTTCCACAGGCAGGAAGCGGAAACGGCTGAAATAGCCGAATTCATCCTGGAATTCCTTGCATTTACTGAATTGCGTGCTGACTCCGAGTTTGATTTTGACTCCAGCGGAAAGCTCCAGGTTGAATCCTGGTCTGAAGGTGTCGAGAATCAGATTGGTTTTCTTGACATAGACGACCGGGCAGTCCACCATCCTGTCTAAAGCTTCGTTGACTGCTCCGAACATACCTGTGACCTTGGCCACGACAGTATCGCCGTTCTGCTGGTCATTGTTCTTGAGCAGAGCCTGCGCGAAAGCCAGCCACTGGCCGAAGAACTGCTTTGTCTTATCCTTGTCGAGGATCAGGATCAGCTTCTTATCCACGCCTGAGATTTTCATCAATTCAGCGTAGTCAGATGAAGCTCCACCTGATTCGTGAACCTGCCGGATCAGGTCTTTCACGAACTGATGATAAATATTATTGCGGATCAGGTATCCAGTGGAAAGAATCAGGTAACTCCGGGTGAATTTCATGTTCTGGTCGAAGCGGAAGATGAAGTTCAGGCCCAGGGAACCGGAATTGTCCATCAAAAAATAGTCAGGCATGATACTGGTCTTGAAGATCCTGGCGGAAAGCTTGGCTGCAGAAAAGCTCCCTGAAAGGCCGCTTTTCAGGCAGACAGAATATCTGTCTGTGGTAGGTCCGAATTCAGTCATCCCGGAGAGTATCCCGCCTTCGATTCCAGTATTGAAGGTAGCGGTCCCGGAAACGATTTCCAGATTAGCGCCTGTAACTGCATCCTGATTGTTCACAAGGCCAAGCTGAGCCCCGATATTCCCGCTGAGCGAAGTTTCTCCAGCCAGGGTCAGGCTCGCTTCAGTCATGTAATCCGTGGTCTTCACTCCGCTCATCTTGGCGAAGAGAGAACTCATGATGGGCTTGGCTACAGGCACAAAGTCCATCATTTTGTCAGCGAAAAGGACTACCTGCGCTTTGCGGTCGTCGCTGTAAGGCTTATAAAACTGAAAGGCCTGATTGATGCCGGCAATGACTTTGATCGAGCCGGAAACCGTGGCTTGCGCCCCTGCACCCAGGTTGTAATCGAAAGCCTGGATCTTGAATGGCTGGAGCTTCGGGCCGAGGCTTGCAGAGAGAGATGCCCCCAGAGACGGATTGATGGTGTAAACCACGCTGTCCTGATTCTTGTTCGAAACATCCGGGCACATGAAGCGTACACCGATTTTATAGCCTGGGTGGACGGCTCCGGTGACGTCGAAAGCCAGGACGTCTCCGCCGATACCGGCTGTACCGACGGCTGAAGCATTATAGGTAAAAAATGCGTCGATCGGGTTGAGCTTGAATTTGAAGGTCGCGCTCTGGGCTTCCGGAGAAGTGAATGTCAATGACTGCTCAGGGTCAGATGGATCAAATTTGAGATGGCAGGTGATCACTCCATTCGGATTGGAACTCCAGGTCTGACCGTTGCAGGAAACCGTGGATTCCTTCACGATCTGATTATTCGAATCGACCACCTTGAGATAGAGATTATATTGACTTCCACGCTTGAGATAAAAAGAATTGTCGCTGTCATACCAGTCAAACATGAAACAGATCCGGTATTTTCTCACGATTGCAGTCGACCTGGCAACTTTTTCCCGGCCCTGACTCAAGTAAAAAAGTGTAATCTTTTCCATGGAACTGTTCGATTGCAGCACGATCCTGTCATCCAGGATTTCTTCCACTGTGAAACCTGCGAAGCTGTTGCCTGGAATCAGCAGCCTGGATTCGAGAGACAAATGCTTCAGGTCGAAATAAACTATCCTGGCCGATGAACTGCCTATGCTCTGGATGGCGATCAGATCCTGCTGTGAAAAATCCGTCTTGCCAATGAGATCCCTGTAAAGGCCACTGGATTCAGCTGAGCGGATTTTCGATAAAAGCTGATTCAGGAGAAAAAGATCTGACTTCGCAATATAATCAAGCCCACTCGCCTGGTACTTCTCAAGTATCGCTTCAATCAACGGTTTATACAGATAGGCTTCGAGTTTTTGCGGGTCCAGCGAGAGATGGTTCAGGTTGCGCACAACCAGATTCACATAAACAGACTGATTGTTTTCGCTGAAAATGACTTCATTTATCAAATGCTGTTCGGATTCGGAAAGGCTGTCGAGATCGTTGAGGAGCCGGTTACGGTCGGTTTCCGCTATGGTGGCAATTTTCTGGTTTAGCACCAGTCTGACCTTCTGCAGAGTCAGGTAATACGAGAGAAAATCGAGCTTCCCGTCCTCGAAAAATTGCCTCTCTGACAGAGCAGAATCGGATTTCAGCCGAAGGTCCAGAGCCGATGTCTCTGCATAGACCGCCGAAATCACCGCAATCATTCCGATTAAAAGCACTATCCTCTGCATGTTCCCCCCTCTACTCCATCTCTATTTTGGCGTCGCGGACAATCTGTCCCTGCGGGTCGTTTACCTTTATCGTCAGGTTCACGAATCGTTTACCATTTTCAGTCTGAATACTTGGCTGAATCTTGTCGAATTCCAGAAGATAGGTGATCTCGGTATAGAAATCATCCTTCAAGTAGGGTGGCGCCAGCGGAATATTACTCCTGAGCGTCACGAATTCAGGATATTCCGGCTTTCCATCCTGAAAAACGACCGGCCTGTAAACCAGTTTGGAATCCGTATAGAATTCCTCGCTGTTGTAAATGTTGTGGTCGCGGATCACGAGAAAAAACGGTTCAGTGTATTTTCCGGCAGCCATTTTAATTTTTTCGGTATATCCGCTGATCGAGAGCTTTTCTTTCTGCCTGATCCTGATCTTAAATTCCTTTGTCAGTTCATATGGAAACCAGGCATTCAGATCGCTTTTCTGGTACTTAAAAATAACTTTCAGTTTCACAGAATAAAATGGTTTGGTATCGCCGTTTGGCAATGGGAAATTGTGGGTGGCGTTTTCACCCTCCTCATACTGGTTATATTCTTCATCAGTTACCCATTGGTATTTTAAATTCTTGACTGAAAGCTGTTCTTTAAAAATGAGTTTCCCGCTGAAACTAACTGGAGAGTTTTCATCGGCTTCGGCTGGAACAACTGCCTGCAGGTTACAGTCCAGTTTCTCAGATTTAAATACAAAGTTTCTCTGCTCAGCTACGCTCTCCTGTGCTTTGCCGTTCAGACGATAGGAAATCTTAAGCGTGATCTTGTATTTTCCCTCTTTTTCGTAAAAGTGGTCAGGACTGCCTTCGGATAATTTGGTGATCGGTAGAACAGCCTGACTTCCGTCACCCCAATCATAAATCAGCTTGATGTCAGTCATGCCCTTTTGCTGCATTTTATCCACCAGATCCTGGATCTGGGTCATGTCATATGCGGCGAATGCCAGAATCGACGAAAAAAGGAGGATGATCAGCAATCTAGCTTTCAAAAGTTTCTCCTGCTCCGTTGTTGATACAATTATATCCGGGAAACATGGCCGGTCAAGCTTTCTTCCGAGCTCTAAATGGGCTCTAAATATTCTCAATCCTTATAAACGCAACAGGCGCGGTGATAATTCCGCGCCTGTTTATGAGGTGGAAGAATTCGAATTAATGCAGGACGATTTCAGATGAGTTCACATACAGGTCGACTCTCTCATTAATTGTCTTTTTTTTCATCCTTCTTTATCTTCAGCTCGAATTCGATCATCCGGTTCCAGCCATCGGACTCATCCCAGTCAAGCCGGTGGGTACCAAGCTTGAAATTTTTAGCATTGGAAGTGAGGATTTCACCAGAATAAATCAGGGTAATATGATAGAATGAACAGAAATTAACTACATCCTTATTCTTAGGCGGTGGCATTCGAGAAACCTTTAATGAATCTGAGGTCCAAGCCAAATTATAACCTGCAGCTTCGTCCTGGCCCAATAAAATCCCGCCTGCGAGACTGCGAGAATTTCCTCTGACTTCTATGTCGCAGAAAGTGGGATTTTTATTCAGTATTTTGATCTTCCCATCTTGCAGGCCGTACATTTCATTTACCAATCCTTTGGAAAATTGGCTGTTCACTTCATGAGGTTCCTTCAACCCAGCGTATAAACTCTTCATGCTCTCAACTCGCACTTCCGGGGTTGTTGAAGTAGATTCTATGTGATTGTAATAAATAACTGTGCGGAGAGTCATATCATTATTGATTTCGAAGGTGATGTCGAACCGCTGGCATTTGTATCCATCGCAGCCGGAAAGAAAAAGTACAGAGATTATTAAAAAGCACAAAGCGATAGTTTGGCTGATTTTTTTTGCACTACCTAATTTTTGCATAAGTTCATCTTCTCAAGGAAAATCCGAAAGTAACATCACCAAACTCAACAACAAATAGAGTGAGCTAAAACCTTTACCCAAGCCACGACCTGGCACCATTTCAATGCGCTCTCATTGTCTGCAGAAATAGATTTTTTCTCATAACAATCCATCTGCCCGGCCATCAGGTACCACTTCCACAGATCCGCCGTGGAGTCAGTGTACACTTCCTCGGTTGTGTTTAGAAACTGTTGCAGGTCTTGAACTTGTGAAAGGACTGCTACAGTTTTTTAATCCCCGGAGCGCAGCGGAGAGGGACCGTCCCTTCACCAGCGGCAACGGACTGTTGTTATTTTCGGCTTTCCGAGCGTATTTTCTAATACCCATTGCAATCATATGGAGATCCGCCTTGGCGGACGTACCGCTGTCTTTCTCGGTCATAACCATGGAATAGGATTTTTCGCCTGCCTTGGTAATGGTGAAATTTCCTGAATTCTTGTCTGTTTCCAGCAGCCAGTTCCCGATTAGACGATCCTCGAAGATCAGGTTTTTGTCTGTGAAAAGCGGTGAAATTGATTTCGGCGGGACGCAGTCGGATAGAATGAATAGGAGAAGAATCGCAAGAAGAAAGAAAGACTCTTCAGATGGATGATAGGTTTTTTTCATTCCGCTCACCATTTATTATCAAAATTGCAGGTGGTTGTGTGTGGGGGGAGGGTACCTATCATCTTTACTCACCCGGCAAAGTAACGAAATACACTGCCTCCCGATTCATAAGATTGCCGGAGAAATCACTGATACTTTTTACCGTTAATTTGAATTCCCCGGTTAATCTGTCATTACTGAGTTTTAGTGTAATTGCGTCCAAATCTGGCGAGCATGTGTATTCCAAAATTTCAACTGGTTTACCAGACTTTTGAACCTCTAGATTTCCTTTCACTGTGTTGAAAAGAATCGGTTCATTGAAGCTGACGGTAATTTTATTATCACCGATCGATTTTACCTCAACGATCACAGGTGCTCCACGATCATCGTCACCAAGTACGAGCAATATGTCTGATCTCTTGAACTTGCCGGGCCATTCATCTGAACCATCAACTTTTTTTGCCGTCTTTCCGTTAGCTTTAAAAATCAGTTTGTCTCCTATGGTTGGTCCTTCTTTTGCTTCCGTTTGGGGAATATCACCATTGATCACCATGGTGAAATGACCGGGTATGCTTGTAGCAGCTTCGCCGCATTTCATTCCGTTTTCTAGATAGGCCTCTATGGTTGTCCCTTTGGCAGCACAAACTCCATTGATAATCAATCGTCCACACAATATTCCAAACTGCTCTGTATCTGTGGGTGTCAAATCAGCAGCGGCCGCAAACGAAATGAACATTATCAAAGTTAACAAAGAAAAAATACTTTTCATAATGCCTCCATTTTAATACGGTAAATCAGCAGCTTCATTACAGAAAATGTACAGCACACTGGTAGGAGTAAGATTAAAATTGTTTGGAACAAGGTCAATTTTACTGTAGATGTTCCATCCGGAGCTTGAAATTGGTGTCCTCTCCCATATTGAGTCGACTTTCTCGAATATTGGCTTGATAACATCCAGAATTTTGACATTCCACCAGAGATTTGGCACAGTCGTCATACCTTTTTTAAGTTTTACTACATTGGGTGGAGTAATCTTTATTCCTTTTAAGTACAAAGAACTGTTAGCCTTAATAGAAATATAGTAAATAGAAAGTGGTTCGAGAGTGGTGAGACTACTATTAACAGGGTCATTAGGGTAGTAGGTCAAGAAACTCGATCCTTTTTTACCCCAGATAAATTCTATTTTGTCTCTTATTCCAGCTACAGCAACTTCCACTGAAGGGTTATCGAGATTCATCGAAATAGATGTTCTGTTTAAGCCTGCCCTCAAATTACGGGTGAATTCCCGGCTTTCGATCCCGAGAGTACTAATGTTGAATCCTGTAATGACTTTGCCTCCACCGTCTTTAACTGCATTCGGTGAAGCTGGGGCTTCATTAATACGGAAGATAAGTGTTTCACCGGAAGACGCGCCCTCATCAGCAATTGTACTTGGATCGTCAGATGCAACTGGTAGATATCTGTAAATTCCTGACGTATCCACAAGTTTAGCACCAACAATCTGTTGCCCTGAATCAAGTACTGTAATCAAATCACCTGCTTTTGCATCTTCTTCAATCTTGTCGTTATTCAGGTCCACTCTAGCTGCACCAGAATATAGAGTTGGCAAGGGTTGCTGGGGAGATTCTGGAGGATATTCTGTTAATAATATTTGAGCAAGATTCACATCGGAAGTTGAGAATGTAAACTCTTTCCGACTTGGATAGTAGTATTCCTTCTCTACCACAACAGCAAAACTGCTAGCGCTCAGACCGGTGAATTGAAAATTACCATCTGAGGAACTGAAATTTTGGATGGCTACGCCTTCCTTCCAGAGGGTAATAATGAATTCATTGCTGTTAACCGAACCTGTAACTTTGTAATTATTGTTCGGAACGTATGTAGCAGAATGCGATTCATTTGTCCCATTGTAAACAATCGTCTGATCTGCCGGGGTTGTGTATCCATTCACAGGGGAGAAAATAACTGTTCCATTTACCTCAATCTCACAACTGGCTCCGCTGTTTCTCCAGAACGGAGTGATAGTATCAGGGCCGGAGGCTTTTCTGAAAGCCCATTGTCCTCCAATTCCTGAGGGATTAAGAGCTACAGTTAACCTTGTTATCGGCACTTGCAGACTTGAATTCACAACAGGTGAAGGCAAGCTTTCCCCCATGGTATTACCAGAGGTCACAGCATAGTAGTAAGTTATATTTTTTAAAACATCAAAATCCTTATACTCTGAGGCATTAGCATCCAATTTGACGTTAAGTGCGCTTAATTCGCTTGTAGACAAACCTTTCCATAAGCGATAACCCAAAATCTGCTGTCCTCCATTGTTAGCAGGTGGATCCCATTTAATCCTAATGCACTTTTCAGCCAGCATTGCTTCAGCAGTTATTACAGAAATCGGATCAGGTGGTCTGTAATTTCGATCAAAGCGCGCATATACATCTACCAGAGGCCCTGGTCCAGCTATATTAACTGCGCTTACAGAATATGTATATTCAACTTCATAGGTGTGATTTCCATCCGATTTGTAGGATGGTTGCGTTACAGGGCTGTTAGATGCAGCAGCTCCATCCCGGAGGATATCATATCTAATAATTGGAGATCCTCCATCGTCATCCGGCGCTTTCCACGACATGGACACAGACATTTCAATGGTGTTTGTAGAGATAACCAGATTTTTGACCGGTCCTGGTGTCTTGATTACTTTTTTGACATCTATGACAGCCCAGTTTCCTCCTGCGCAGCGGGCATAATAAGATCCGATTTTAACCGGAGACATGATTGAAAAAACCCAGTAACTTTCCTCGCAGTATTTTGGTGTTGGTGCAGTGCCATCAGGCAGAATCACCTCAAAAGTTGTCCCGCCGATTCCTCCTTTATTGATTTTGAGAGACAAAGTTCTACTGATATCATGAGTAATTTGAATCCTTGAATCTGAAGCAACTGTTGTGCCTACTTGCTGATCAGCGCTGTTGGTGTAGGTAACAAGACAATCTTTGAAATATGGAGGATTTTGATTGACCGGGCTGAAATGCTGATCAGTACTCCAGGTGCTCCATTTGTTAGTGGAACCATAATATCTGATCTTCCAGCCGTAATTCTGATTCCAGTTCAGGCTCTGGCTCACCTTGTTTTCCTGCGCGGCAGAATCAAAACCACTGTATTGGTTGGGTGAATACATATGGGTTGAGGCCGAGATCGCTTCTATTAATCCAGTGTTATACACAATCTCTTTACCCGGTTCTTTCCAGACTTTCAGCTGATATCCTTTTTGAGTTGTGAATCCGTCAGTATTCTTGAACCTGGACCACTCGAAGTAAGGTGTCATTGAGTCTACCTGAGCATAATCAGCAGGTATCATAGAAATCGGTTGTGATATGCCGGTTGAATCCCATTGCATTACCCTGAAAAAGTTCGTTTGTAGAGCCTTAACTGTAAATGTGCCGCCATAACAGGTACCACGATTCAATGTGTTGTATTTCATCACCCTGTAAGTTCCCGGTGGCAGCAGCATCGCTTGCCAGTAATTGTAGCTTTCCTGAATAGACTGGGCGAAGAAGGGGGGGGTGTAGGATTTGTCGAAATCTTTGACTTTGGTTAAGTAATCTTTGCACTCCTGTATCCAGGTAAGGTCTTTAACATCGATCTTGGGTATCAAATCTTCATCTAGCACAGAAGTGGGTATGTTCTGGTTGAACCAGGCATCGTCTCTGCCTATACCCGGCAGAAGATAGTATTTACTGCTGTCGCTTTCACGTTCAATATACATAATGTCATTAGGATTGCGGACGTATCTGTTATTTTTCAGTTCCATCACACTGCCGTCAGTTTGCACCAGCACCGAAGAAAAATTCTTCATATTTTCAATGTCCGCAGATGGGGTTCCGGAAGTAGCGCCTGACTGGAAGAAAGTCAGTGCGGACTGCAGCACTTCACTGGCAGCTGACCTGATACTAAAGTGACTGAGATCAACCACCTTTAGAGGCACTTCAATTTCTTGAAGAGAAGCACTGGCTACTGGTACTACTGAGTCGCCAAAAAAGTCTGTAGGCTCATTTTCCACCTGGCGGAAATATGATCCTTTGCTAAGAGATTGACCAAATTTGTAAGCATTTGAATCCATTCCAGCCAGTACAAAATACTTGCTCTTCATCAGGTCGGTTTTTGTTTTTGAGTAATTGGCTGGATTCAATTCCATGATCAGATTGCTGGCGAAACTCAAGTGTTCGTCGCAGTTGCCAGCCCAAGCATCGAAAGCCCATAACACTAGATCATTAACCCAGTCCCTGAAGATAGTGCTTGCCACGTTCAAATACAGCACGTATGAAGCACTGCCGTGATTAGGAGTACCAAGCATCATCAATCTTCCAAAGGAACTCTTTTCTAGCCACCCCTTCTGTTCAAGGCAACATCTGGAAACCAATCCGCCCAGGGAGTAAGCTAAAATGTTGATTTTTCTGTCAGGGTACTTAACATTAAGTAGAACCATAGCCTTACTGAGCAGGTCGGCTGAAGCAAGGCCGTCACCTCCATCCACCCACTGCATGTATGGATAGCTGAACTCCCAGACCTCAAAATCATTCTTGAAGGTATCATAATACTGGCTGCTCCATGCAAAATCTCCTTCAGCGCGCCCATGGACAAGAAGCAGAACATCTTTTCCAGTGTTTTCCGCCGACCAGGGCTTCAGAGTATAGAACTGCTGAAGCTTACTTTCTCTGTAACTCTGAATTTTATCGTTAAATAGCTTGACATACTGGGTATTAGTCGTTTTGGGCCAATAATACTTGAATTTTGATGGATCGCTGGGTGTGATGATCGTGTAGTATGATGAGTCAAACTTTACGTTCCATGCTGTGATTGTTTTGTCAAAAAGGCCGCCAGTATGTGCACTGACAATAAAACGAGACATGGTAGGTCCTATGTAATCATAAAGAGTTAACTCTGAAAGGGTTAAATCGAAAATTAGGTTGTTATCTGCATTCGGGTATACCCGCTTGTAAAGTACTGTAGCATCCCCTGTCGATATCGGCACATTATAACTGACTTCAAGATAGCTGATTTCATCAACCAGGTTTTCCTTTTCAATAATGAATCTCACAGCTACTTGCTTGGTCGGATCGCCATTTGATTCTGCTTTCAAAGCCAGACTTGGTCCACTGCTGAAACTGAGATTCCCCGTAACAATTTCCGGTGTAGTGGGATCATAGCTGACTACAAAAATTTTGCTTTGCTCATTTGTGAGTGAATAAGTGTTGCTGATCAAAGTAAATTTTCCAGGAGGTGTGGAAGTGGGAGTAATTATGCCTTCCAGTGTGCCTCCACCAATGTTTTTCACTACAATTTCCCGTCCTGTATGTGAGGGGACACCTACAATACCAAAATCGATTGATGGCGGTGTGATCTGGGGAACTGGCCCTGCAGGTGTAACTGTCAGTTCCTGATCATAGGGCGAATGTGAAGTGAAATCCTTACCGTTTGCTGTGAATTTGACATTGTAATAAAAGCCATCAGTTGAAAAAATTGCTGCAGTTTCTGAAGTCCAGTTAGCTGATGCAACTAACACACCATTCAACAGTTTGACTTCACCGTACTTTTTTGATCCGTGCGGGAAATCTGAGATGATAGGAACATCTTCCATTACCTGAAACTCCACTTGCGTTCCAGTAAGAACACCCTGGAATTGAGCCTTCATTTCAACTACAGTCTCTGCTGCAACTTTTAAAGGCGAACAATTCCAGTAAACAGATGTGAAATTCCCCGCACCAGTACCAATTATTGTGCGTGATGCTTGTCCACCACCAGTAAAGTAAATTGGCTGGGAAAATGAAATATTTGAGGTCGGGGAAAATTTTATTCCGATTTTAAATTCGTTGCCGGCTGAAATACTGTAATCCGGACTAGTAACAATAGTGAAAATATTGGTTTCAGCTTCTGGGATCGACATAACCCCTGTACCACCGGAATTGGTAAAGCTTGCATGGCCAGAAAGGGTGCCGGTGCCGATATTTTTAACTGTAATTTCCTTGGTTGCTGATGATCCGACATTGACCAGACCGAAATCGAGTGTAGGATCCGGCTTTACATCAATGATTGGTATTTCGATGATATATGAGGGTGATCGCTTCACATTGCCATCAATGTTAAAGTCAAAATAATATGTGCCTCCCTTAGAAAACTTGTATGAATACACAAATGAATTTGGCAAGTTACTGGTGTTAGATACTGCAAATGGTCCATCATGTGTGTCAGGAAGGAGAAAAACATCCTCGTAAATAGTGACTGTCCCGCTTGATTGGTAGCTGTAACCTTTTGTCTCCCCGACTGCGTTCCAGGTCTGCCCGTCCCATCCCTTCGATGGATGAGTAAAATTTGCGGCAGTAATGTACTTAGGTACAATCACAGAAATAGGAATGCTTCCATTGCCCCCATTGGAGGTAATAGTTATGGTGCCTGAATATGATCCTGGTTCTGTTGGAGCAGTACCTGAAAGTAGTACAGTTAAAGGAGTTGTAGTAATGGAAAACGATGAACTTGCAAATGAAATGCCAAGTCCATTAGAAGAAGAGTAAGCAATACTCCCGGTTAAAGTTCCGCCACCATCATTAGTGATCGTGAGAGTACCAGACAATTGGCTGCCTGCAGGTTTAGTGCCGAAATCAAAAGAAGGTGGCGTATATTTAAGTTTTGGGAGTGCAGTAACAGTAAGTTCGCTTACATTCTTGGAGCTTTTTGAGCAACTTGAAATATTTGCTACAAGATACAATGGTAAAGTTGTAGCAGATTGTGGGGTGAAAGATGCTTGTAACAAATATTTACCACCTGTAAATACAACAGTACCATTGATTTTTCCACCAGCAGGGTCATTATGCAATTGATCAAAAACCCAGTCGTGCTCCCATATCTCAAAAAAACCGCTGGTTGAAGTAGGGATGTTTCTTACTTCCGCATAGGCATAAACAGTTTCATTAACAACAGCACTGGTCTTGGACCAGTAAACACTGACAATTTCCGGTGGAGCAAAACCAAGACCATTAACTGAAACTGCCTGGCTGCCTGACCAAGTGTCAGATCCAGCAGTCCCGCTTGCAGAAAAAGTGATGGTCCCTTGGGAACTTATTGCTGCAGTTGGTGAAAACCGGACTGTGACATCGGCATAATTTCCTCCACCTGAGATCGTATAGGGTGAACCTGAAATCACAGTAAAAGGCGATCCGCTGCTGGTAGCAGAACCAGATAACGATTTCGTACCAGTATTAGTAACCCGGAATGTGCAATCTTTGGAGCTTCCAACATTGACAGTGCTGAAATCATAAGAAGGTGGGGAAACATTGAAGCCTTTTTTCTGCACCCACAATTCACCTGCATCATTCCAGGTATCATTGCTGCATGTCAAGGTTGTGTTATCAATCGAGACTGAGCATTGCGAAAAAAAGGATCACTATCATAATATTGTGAAGTCCATTGGGCAGTTGCCGTAGTGCCAGAGAAATATGTACCTAAGGAAGCACGGTTTGTATCTGTAAAATATCCATCTGAGTATAATTGAATTGAGACATAAGGCGAACTCGGAATATTACTACCATTCACCGTAATGTTGACACTCTTTCCCTCGAAACATTCAGTAGGGCTGAACACAACTGATTGCAATGACCGAGTAACTCCATTGCCGTCGATCGATACGGTTACGCCACCTCCGCCAGTAAAATTAGCCTGAACACTACTGTATCCAGCACTTGTAGGTGCGAATCTAACTTTAACGGATGCACTACTACCTCCAGGTATGTTGTAAGGACTCCCACTGACAATCGAGAATGGCGAACCACCAGAAACGCTACCACTCAATGTTCCACCACCAATATTGGAGACTGTAAAGGTTTTATCCTTGTATCCTCCAACAGTCACATCTCCAAAAGAGTAAGGATTGGGAGAAACACTGGGAACAGGTGGTCGAGTAATACTGACTTTATATCGTTTTACAAACCAATCCTGCTGATCGGTGGTGCCGGAAGAAGGATAAACATATCTATTTCCACCATTATTAATTAACAATCTAGCTTGTATGTAATAATCGCCTGCACTCGTTGGTGTAAAATTAAACTGGCTCCTCCCGCTTTCTCCATAGAACCAGCTAGCTTCGTAATAATCCAGTAGCACATATTGGCATGTTTTGGACGGTTGTGTTGTATCATACCTGCCCCATATCTTAGTTGGGGGATATGTTATTGTGCATGAGTCAAATCCATTATCCCAATAGTTAGATACATTAGAGGAAGAGAATGTGATTCCAGTTATGGAAATAGAAAGATATGCATTTGTGCCAGAAAATCCTGATGTGTATGCATCGACATATCCGGTAACCGTTGAACCTAACGTAAAACTGCTTGCGCCTGAAGTTGTCCCAACATTAAAAGTTGTAACATATGAGTCTAACTGATAATCAGTGGCATAAGTTGTACTGCAGCACAACAACAATACCCATAAACCAAATTCTAATTTCATACACATCCTCCCCACTATGAATTAATTATCAGTAATTAGTAAAAAGATCCAAATTCTTGTTTACAAAGGATGCCCAGGCTCTATCGCCATTGTATGACGGAGTCCGCCCATTCACAGAGAATATAATTAATTCTCCTACATCGGCATCAGTGACAGGAATCTCATATCTACCCTGTCCTTTACGATCAACCACATCCTGG comes from Candidatus Wallbacteria bacterium and encodes:
- a CDS encoding choice-of-anchor D domain-containing protein, with translation MKLEFGLWVLLLCCSTTYATDYQLDSYVTTFNVGTTSGASSFTLGSTVTGYVDAYTSGFSGTNAYLSISITGITFSSSNVSNYWDNGFDSCTITYPPTKIWGRYDTTQPSKTCQYVLLDYYEASWFYGESGRSQFNFTPTSAGDYYIQARLLINNGGNRYVYPSSGTTDQQDWFVKRYKVSITRPPVPSVSPNPYSFGDVTVGGYKDKTFTVSNIGGGTLSGSVSGGSPFSIVSGSPYNIPGGSSASVKVRFAPTSAGYSSVQANFTGGGGVTVSIDGNGVTRSLQSVVFSPTECFEGKSVNITVNGSNIPSSPYVSIQLYSDGYFTDTNRASLGTYFSGTTATAQWTSQYYDSDPFFRNAQSRLITQP